From the genome of Gammaproteobacteria bacterium:
TGATCCGGCGATCATGGCGCTGGGCACCATGCTGATCTTCGGCACCGTGATCGGTTCGATGGTCGCCGCCGGCTCGACCAAGCGGCGCGGCGGCGTGGTTGGCGCGTTGGTGGCCGGAGGGCCGGCCGCGTTGCTGATTTCCCCGGTGGCGGGTGTCAGCGTGGCGGTGGTCGCCATATTGCTGGTGATGTTTCTCGGTGGTGGCGGCGGTGGTCGTGGTCTCGGTCGCCGGCGGAGCGCGCTCTATTACGGCGGTCTCGGCGCCCTGGGTGGTTTCGGCGGTGGAGGTGGCGGTTTCGGCGGCGGCGGATTTTCCGGCGGCGGTGGCGGTTTTGGTGGCGGTGGTGCCTCGGGAGGTTGGTGACGTGAACACCCTGCAACGTGCTTGGCGGCATGCGGTGACGGCTCGCCTGAGCCTGCGGCGGCATTTCACCCCAGCCGTACTTGAAACCATCGAAGCCACGGTGCGTGCCTGTGAAACCCGTCATCCCGGCGAGATCCGCTTTGCGGTCGAAGCCGGTCTGAGCTTGGTTGACGTCTTCGCCGGTCTCGGTCCGCGCGAGCGCGCCGAGGACCTGTTTTCGGCGCTGCGTGTCTGGGATACCGAGCACAACAATGGTGTGCTGATCTACGTACTGATGGCCGACCGCAAGATCGAGATCGTGGTTGATCGTGGAGTGGCCGGCGGGCATGTGCCGCAGAGCGAGTGGGATGCCTGCGCCGAGGCCGCTTCGCGGGGCTTCCGCGCCGGCCAGTTCGAGCAGGGGGCGGTAGCGGCGATCGAGTCAGTGACCTCGGTGCTGGCGAAGTACCCGCCGGGCAGCCCCGGCGTGCGGGCCGACGTCGGCAACGAACTGCCGGATTCACCGGTGGTCCTATAGACTGGCCGGCATCCGCATTCTCAAGCGAGGGTCAATCCGTGCGTTTCGAAGGTACCGAAAATTACGTCGCCACCGACGATCTGACGATGGCGGTCAACGCCGCCGTGACGCTGTCCCGCCCGCTGCTGGTCAAGGGCGAGCCCGGTACCGGCAAGACCCAGCTGGCCAAGGAAGTGGCTGCCTCGCTCGGCATGCCGTTCTACGACTGGCCGATCAAGTCCACCACCAAGGCCCAGCACGGACTCTACGAGTACGACGCGGTCAGCCGCCTGCGCGATTCGCAGCTCGGCGAGGAAAAGGTCAAGGACATCGGCAACTACATCGTCAAGGGCCGCTTGTGGGAATGCTTCGAGGCGCAGCAGCGCCCGGTGCTGCTGATCGACGAAATCGACAAGGCCGACATCGAGTTTCCGAACGATCTGCTGCGCGAGATCGATCAGATGGAGTTCTATGTCTACGAGACGCGCCAGACCATCACTGCGAGCAATCGGCCGGTCATCATCATCACCTCGAACAACGAGAAGGAATTGCCGGACGCGTTTCTGCGCCGTTGCTTCTTCCACTACATCCGCTTTCCGGATCGCGAGACGATGCAGAAGATCGTCGACGTGCACTTCCCGGACCTCAAGAAGCAGCTGCTGAAAGAGGCGATGGAGGTGTTCTTCGGCCTGCGCGAGCTGCCCGGCCTGAAGAAGAAGCCTTCGACTTCGGAACTGTTGGACTGGCTCAAGCTGCTGATGGCCGAGGACATTCCGCCGGAAACCCTGCGCGAGGCCGGCGTCAAGAAATCGCTGCCGCCGCTTTATGGTGCGCTGCTCAAGAACGAGCAGGACGTGCACCTGTTCGAGCGCCTGGCGTTCATGGCACGCCGCAGCTGAGCTTGCCGCGCGCACCCGCAAGGGGCGCGCGCCTTTCATCCCGCGGCATCGACCGCTGAGTCAGTGATGGCGCCGCGCAGGCACCGATCTGCGATATCCATACAGGCGACGCTTCCGGTCGGGGGGCTGGATCGTCAATACGGCGGCGGCCGAACTGCAAATCGGTCGCCGCTCTTGTCGACGGAACGACCGACTTGGTTCGTACCTTGCATGGAGCGCAGGCATGTGGCGCCTACTTCTACCGATGAGCCTTTGTGCGATGAGCTCTCTATCGCCGGTGGCCGCGGCTGAAGACGACGAGGTTTCGTTCGTATTCCGCATCCCCTTTGGGGCCAGCAGTGATGAGGTGCGGGATCGCGAGGTCGCCCGCGCCGTGCTGATGATTCGCGAGCGTGACCCCTACGAGGAAATCGCCTGCGAGATCATCTGCAAGCGTGCCGAACGGCCGGAAGACCCGATCGAAATCGACTTCGAGGCGCTCGCCAGCGGAATCCGCAGCCTGTCCGCACCGATTCCGTTCACCGTCTACGGAGACGGATACCACAGCGAGAACCCGTACGAGTCGCGCTCGGTGGTGTACCGCACGCCCGTGGTCGGCAGCCTGATCCAGGCGATCGCCGAGCGCTTTTCGAACGAACCGGCATTTCCGATCGAGGACGAAACGCCGCTCGAATGAGGCGTGGTGCCCCCGCGCATCCGGCAGTTCGCAAACCCCGCAGGTAACATGATCGGCGTGCCCCGACGCTGGACATCGTCATGACCGTTTCCGAATCCGTAGTGCCCGGCCCGCGTCCGATCCGCGCGCCGCGCGGCAGCGCGCTGAGCTGCCGCAACTGGCTGATCGAAGCCGCGTTCCGCATGATCCAGAACAATCTCGACCCGGAAGTGGCCGAGCGCCCCGACGATCTGGTCGTCTATGGCGGCATCGGCCGCGCGGCGCGGGACTGGGCCTGCTTCGAGAAGATTCTCGAAACCCTGAAGCGTCTGGACGAAGACCAGACCCTGCTGGTCCAGTCCGGCAAACCGGTCGGCGTATTCCGCACCCATGCCGACGCGCCGCGCGTGCTGATCGCCAACTCCAATATCGTTCCGCACTGGGCCACTTGGGATCATTTCAACGAACTCGATCGCAAAGGCTTGATGATGTACGGCCAGATGACGGCCGGTTCCTGGATCTACATCGGCAGCCAGGGCATCGTGCAGGGCACCTACGAAACCTTCGTCGAGGCCGGTCGCCAGCACTATGGCGGCGATCTGGCCGGGCGCTGGATTCTGACTGCGGGTCTCGGTGGCATGGGTGGGGCGCAGCCGCTGGCGGCGACGATGGCCGGCGCCTCGATGCTTGCGATCGAATGTGACCCCGCGCGAATCGACATGCGTCTGCGCACCGGTTATCTGGATCAGAAGGCCGACACGGTCGACGAAGCCCTGGCGCTGATCGACGAAGCCTGCGAAAGCCAGCAGGCCATTTCCGTCGGTCTGCTCGGTAACGCCGCCGAGATCCTGCCGGAGCTGGTGCGGCGCGGAATCCGACCGGACATGGTCACCGATCAGACCTCGGCGCACGACCCGGTCAACGGCTATCTGCCGGTCGGCTGGAGCCTCGAACAGTGGCACGAACGGCGCCGGCACGATCCCGCAGCCGTGATCAAGGCCGCCAGCGCCTCGATGGCCGTCCACGTCAAGGCGATGCTCGACTTCCAGAAGCGCGGCATTCCCACCTTCGACTATGGCAACAACATCCGTCAGGTCGCGCAGGAACATGGCGTCAAGAACGCCTTTGATTTTCCGGGTTTCGTGCCGGCCTACATCCGCCCGCTGTTCTGTCGTGGTGTCGGACCGTTCCGCTGGGTGGCGCTGTCCGGCGACCCCGAAGACATCTACAAGACCGACGC
Proteins encoded in this window:
- a CDS encoding MoxR family ATPase; this translates as MAVNAAVTLSRPLLVKGEPGTGKTQLAKEVAASLGMPFYDWPIKSTTKAQHGLYEYDAVSRLRDSQLGEEKVKDIGNYIVKGRLWECFEAQQRPVLLIDEIDKADIEFPNDLLREIDQMEFYVYETRQTITASNRPVIIITSNNEKELPDAFLRRCFFHYIRFPDRETMQKIVDVHFPDLKKQLLKEAMEVFFGLRELPGLKKKPSTSELLDWLKLLMAEDIPPETLREAGVKKSLPPLYGALLKNEQDVHLFERLAFMARRS
- a CDS encoding TPM domain-containing protein; this encodes MQRAWRHAVTARLSLRRHFTPAVLETIEATVRACETRHPGEIRFAVEAGLSLVDVFAGLGPRERAEDLFSALRVWDTEHNNGVLIYVLMADRKIEIVVDRGVAGGHVPQSEWDACAEAASRGFRAGQFEQGAVAAIESVTSVLAKYPPGSPGVRADVGNELPDSPVVL
- the hutU gene encoding urocanate hydratase, which encodes MTVSESVVPGPRPIRAPRGSALSCRNWLIEAAFRMIQNNLDPEVAERPDDLVVYGGIGRAARDWACFEKILETLKRLDEDQTLLVQSGKPVGVFRTHADAPRVLIANSNIVPHWATWDHFNELDRKGLMMYGQMTAGSWIYIGSQGIVQGTYETFVEAGRQHYGGDLAGRWILTAGLGGMGGAQPLAATMAGASMLAIECDPARIDMRLRTGYLDQKADTVDEALALIDEACESQQAISVGLLGNAAEILPELVRRGIRPDMVTDQTSAHDPVNGYLPVGWSLEQWHERRRHDPAAVIKAASASMAVHVKAMLDFQKRGIPTFDYGNNIRQVAQEHGVKNAFDFPGFVPAYIRPLFCRGVGPFRWVALSGDPEDIYKTDAKVKELLPDDAHLHRWLDMARERIQFQGLPSRICWVGLGDRHRLGLAFNEMVASGELKAPVVIGRDHLDSGSVASPNRETEAMLDGSDAVSDWPLLNALLSTAGGATWVSLHHGGGVGMGFSQHAGLVIVCDGSAAAAERIGRVLWNDPASGVMRHADAGYETAIDCARDQGLDLPMLG